From Drosophila nasuta strain 15112-1781.00 chromosome X, ASM2355853v1, whole genome shotgun sequence, one genomic window encodes:
- the LOC132796462 gene encoding uncharacterized protein DDB_G0271670 translates to METKNPPTVTSSYHHQRAPRTPESYFNVPESVALLNIVKSERIQSAFQSNRKNHASVWEMVAEVLNRFSARKRTAKQCCNRYENLKKIYTQLKKNPERHVRRNWPYMFLFKEIEEQRGECWGSNGKRLALISKNHNELSYYQRRRQAAELGVLLNKDNLTPHQHNLLQSLSHAAHSTDSSQSGASKLERFLPNHFVETQLNEAPVGMPGLPSQVGCYDDNPLQLQVAGAVAAAAAAAAVAAQLQGNPSTALNEEEPQHNQHNHNHNHSHNHSHNLSHSHSHNLSHNQNHSAAFKDHEPPEAPDYDKDCNGALNLHHNNSSTTNDNNISMNLACRSEPLSEGEFNPDDIQLMQTNYNGAQNFYSPSIDQNILHPDVIVDTDNLSDCSSSASLKSIDNKRKLSTSTDGDSTNYELIEYLKRREKRDEELLKRMDAREERLMQLLERTVMAIETLAAGKAAMSSSVSVNASTTTTSSSSSSSAASSSSCTATTVAPLKEAPASQAPAPALTSQSAVAVDVDMEPIDADADEDEADPDAVVVVPDDNNDDTTQQNEQEQATET, encoded by the exons GAGACGAAGAACCCGCCCACAGTGACCAGCAGCTATCACCATCAGCGAGCGCCGCGTACGCCGGAGAGTTACTTTAATGTGCCGGAGTCGGTGGCGCTGCTGAACATTGTCAAATCGGAGCGCATCCAAAGCGCCTTCCAATCAAACCGCAAGAATCATGCGAGCGTGTGGGAAATGGTTGCCGAAGTCCTAAATCGATTCAGCGCCCGAAAACGAACCGCAAAACAATGCTGCAATCGCTACGAGAATCTCAAGAAGATCTACACACAGCTCAAAAAGAATCCCGAACGTCATGTGCGTCGTAATTGGCCGTACATGTTCCTGTTCAAGGAGATCGAGGAGCAGCGCGGCGAGTGCTGGGGGTCGAATGGCAAACGTTTGGCGCTCATCTCAAAGAATCACAATGAATTGTCCTACTATCAGCGACGTCGCCAGGCCGCCGAGCTGGGCGTGCTGCTCAACAAGGACAATCTGACGCCACATCAGCACAATCTGCTGCAGAGTCTCAGTCATGCCGCCCACTCGACGGACTCCTCACAGAGTGGCGCTAGCAAACTGGAACGCTTCCTGCCCAATCACTTTGTGGAGACACAGTTGAACGAGGCGCCCGTCGGAATGCCCGGTCTGCCCTCGCAAGTTGGCTGCTACGATGACAATCCTCTTCAGCTGCAGGTTGCCGGCGCTGTGgcagccgccgccgcagcTGCCGCGGTGGCAGCTCAACTCCAGGGCAATCCCAGCACCGCCCTCAACGAGGAGGAACCTCAGCACAATCAACACAACCACAATCACAACCACAGTCACAATCATAGCCACAAtctcagtcacagtcacagtcacaatCTCAGTCACAATCAGAATCACAGTGCCGCATTTAAGGATCATGAACCGCCCGAGGCGCCGGACTATGACAAGGACTGCAACGGAGCGCTCAACttgcaccacaacaacagcagcaccaccaacgacaacaacatatCCATGAA TCTTGCTTGCAGATCCGAGCCGCTCTCTGAGGGGGAATTCAATCCGGACGACATTCAGCTCATGCAGACGAATTACAATGG TGCCCAGAACTTTTACTCGCCGAGCATCGATCAGAACATACTGCATCCCGACGTGATTGTGGACACGGACAATTTGTCCGATTGCAGCTCGTCGGCATCGTTGAAGAGCATCGACAACAAGCGCAAGCTCTCCACGTCCACCGATGGCGACAGCACCAACTACGAGCTCATCGAGTATCTGAAGCGACGCGAGAAACGCGACGAGGAGCTGCTTAAGCGGATGGATGCACGCGAGGAGCGATTGATGCAGCTGCTGGAGCGCACCGTGATGGCCATCGAGACGCTAGCTGCCGGCAAGGCGGCGATGTCCTCCTCAGTCTCCGTTAACGCCTCCACCACCACAacctcctcctcttcttcaTCCTCCGCGGCATCATCGTCATCctgcacagcaacaacagtagctCCACTCAAGGAAGCACCTGCAAGTcaagctccagctccagcacTAACTTCTCAATCCGCCGTTGCAGTCGATGTTGACATGGAGCCGATTGATGCTGATGCAGACGAGGACGAGGCGGATCCAgatgccgttgttgttgtgcccgATGACAACAACGATGACACAACGCAACAGAACGAACAAGAGCAGGCAACGGAGACGTAG
- the LOC132795747 gene encoding probable RNA-binding protein CG14230, which produces MGSTRFFLADLPSRTTEQDLRSLFQDYGHVERVELKTKEQIIDAGETVTKVIAFVTVQTDDAHYCLNELNWQKLHGYKLKVSLAKESFLDRLKRERDEGQQDGQQQTDAHNDYQSSSRLLAQNTQNKRRVFGEHEEINDDEVPIELLITKKRAANSMHNGKIVIQQEQDVKPLHIIEQHKKQKKANLDAKATIADQKRKESLNKMQQQHQQKKSAIQIALSSEAGQAKRIKFSDAEEDDDEEEQQKQKKQTKMDLFDDDDEEEEDAEGFQLPQHSGKKGERLVEMQSKQSLDPRFRITSNFVADDDNDEDENEQEDEEHHEPQSGQEVSERNWQMGILEQVIGRKIDTAKSDPSKASKSKKMLRFDPAKEEHQKLLRTKAKKPDVVRQQSTDEAVEESATSGTAPVSQSAFYVVTDTLKESLKMRGEGFSLLDMFGSSHEEAAAERQDQLEKLGHEKILVNSKANSSKLGLQSANPFSYDSSDSDEEDEVTEEPATASKENEAPVVKQKQKKQQIQLESFFIPKNDVRLKEGAKFFKSSKPELENENYDEVKKRLKLLITKKIAKTQKAMPGSKTAKKSKSKK; this is translated from the exons ATGGGAAGCACACGTTTCTTCTTGGCTGACTTGCCCAGTCGAACCACAGAGCAGGATCTGCGATCATTGTTCCAGGACTACGGCCATGTGGAACGCGTCgagttaaaaacaaaagagcaaATTATCGACGCTGGAGAAACGGTGACCAAAGTGATTGCCTTCGTCACCGTTCAAACCGACGATGCACATTATT gcCTCAATGAGTTAAACTGGCAGAAGCTGCATGGCTACAAATTGAAAGTCTCGTTGGCCAAAGAATCGTTTCTCGATCGCTTGAAGCGTGAACGTGACGAAGGGCAGCAGGATGGACAGCAACAGACGGATGCACACAATGATTACCAGAGCAGTTCCCGGCTGCTAGCACAGAATACGCAGAACAAACGACGCGTGTTTGGTGAGCACGAGGAGATTAATGATGATGAAGTGCCAATCGAGCTGCTGATCACCAAGAAACGTGCCGCCAACTCCATGCACAATGGCAAA ATTGTCATACAACAGGAGCAGGATGTAAAGCCGCTGCACATCATCGAACAGCACAAGAAGCAGAAGAAAGCCAATCTTGATGCGAAGGCGACAATTGCGGACCAGAAACGCAAGGAGTCGTTGaacaaaatgcagcaacagcatcagcaaaagAAATCCGCCATACAGATTGCGCTCTCCTCCGAAGCGGGGCAAGCGAAGCGCATCAAATTTAGCGATGCCGAagaggacgacgacgaagaggagcagcagaagcagaaaaagcaaacaaagatGGATCTcttcgatgatgatgatgaggaggaggaggatgcGGAAGGCTTTCAGCTGCCACAGCACAGTGGCAAGAAAGGTGAACGTCTTGTGGAGATGCAAAGCAAACAGAGTCTTGATCCCAGATTTCGGATAACGTCGAACTTTGTcgccgacgacgacaacgatgagGATGAGAATGAGCAGGAAGATGAGGAACACCATGAGCCACAATCAGGGCAAGAGGTGAGTGAACGCAACTGGCAGATGGGCATCTTGGAGCAGGTGATTGGACGTAAGATCGACACTGCCAAATCGGATCCGTCAAAAGCATCGAAAAGCAAGAAAATGTTGCGCTTTGATCCGGCCAAAGAGGAGCATCAAAAGCTGCTCAGAACCAAGGCAAAGAAACCCGATGTTGTCCGCCAACAATCCACAGATGAGGCAGTCGAGGAGAGTGCCACAAGTGGGACTGCGCCTGTTTCGCAAAGCGCCTTCTATGTGGTCACCGATACATTGAAGGAATCGCTAAAGATGCGCGGTGAAGGATTCAGTTTGTTGGACATGTTTGGCAGTAGTCACGAGGAGGCTGCGGCCGAGCGACAGGATCAGCTGGAGAAACTCGGTCACGAGAAGATATTGGTCAACAGCAAGGCGAACAGTAGCAAACTTGGCCTGCAATCGGCGAATCCCTTCAGCTACGATTCCTCGGACAGTGACGAGGAAGATGAAGTCACTGAAGAGCCGGCGACAGCGTCCAAGGAGAACGAGGCACCTGTTGttaagcagaagcaaaagaagCAACAAATCCAACTGGAATCATTCTTTATACCCAAGAACGATGTTCGCTTGAAAG AGGGTGCGAAATTCTTCAAGTCGAGCAAACCGGAGTTGGAGAATGAGAACTATGATGAGGTCAAGAAGCGGCTGAAGCTGCTCATTACCAAGAAGATTGCCAAGACGCAGAAGGCGATGCCAGGCAGCAAGACGGcgaagaaaagcaaaagtaaaaaataa